One part of the Streptomyces sp. NBC_00286 genome encodes these proteins:
- a CDS encoding GntP family permease, with the protein MTSLSVEMLAAEPVEPITSAGHAQLGIAVLAGIAVIVLLITKFKLHAFLALTIGTLALGAIAGAPLDKAIESFSAGLGSTVAGVGVLIALGAILGKLLADSGGADQIVDTILAKAGGRSMPWAMVLIASVIGLPLFFEVGIVLLIPVVLMVAKRGNYSLMRIGVPALAGLSVMHGLIPPHPGPLVAIDTVKADLGVTLALGLLVAIPTVIIAGPMFSKYAARWVDVPAPEKMIPQRTSDDLEKRPGFGVTIATVLLPVVLMLAKALVDIVIDDPENTVQRVFDVVGSPLIALLAAVIVGIFTLGRAAGFAKDRISTTVEKSLGPIAGILLIVGAGGGFKQTLIDSGVGQMILDISEDWSIPALLLAWLIAVAIRLATGSATVATISAAGLVAPLAADMSTAHASLLVLAIGAGSLFFSHVNDAGFWLVKEYFGLDVGQTIKTWSVMETIISVVAGGVVLLLSLVL; encoded by the coding sequence GTGACCAGTCTCAGTGTCGAGATGCTGGCAGCGGAGCCCGTCGAGCCGATCACCTCGGCGGGTCACGCGCAGCTCGGCATAGCCGTCCTGGCGGGCATAGCCGTCATCGTCCTGCTCATCACCAAGTTCAAGCTGCACGCCTTTCTCGCGCTGACCATCGGGACGCTGGCACTGGGCGCCATCGCCGGGGCGCCGCTCGACAAGGCCATCGAGAGCTTCAGCGCCGGCCTCGGCTCGACGGTCGCCGGTGTGGGTGTCCTGATCGCCCTCGGTGCCATCTTGGGCAAGCTGCTCGCGGACTCCGGCGGCGCGGACCAGATCGTCGACACGATCCTGGCGAAGGCCGGTGGGCGTTCGATGCCTTGGGCGATGGTGCTGATCGCCTCGGTGATCGGGCTGCCGCTGTTCTTCGAGGTCGGCATCGTGCTGCTGATTCCGGTCGTTCTGATGGTCGCCAAGCGCGGCAACTACTCGCTGATGCGGATCGGTGTCCCGGCCCTCGCGGGTCTGTCCGTGATGCACGGTCTGATCCCGCCGCACCCCGGTCCGCTGGTCGCGATCGACACCGTCAAGGCGGACCTCGGTGTCACCCTCGCCCTCGGTCTGCTCGTCGCGATACCGACCGTGATCATCGCGGGTCCGATGTTCTCGAAGTACGCGGCCCGCTGGGTGGACGTGCCCGCCCCCGAGAAGATGATCCCCCAGCGCACCTCCGACGACCTGGAGAAGCGTCCCGGGTTCGGCGTCACCATCGCCACCGTGCTGTTGCCGGTTGTGCTGATGCTGGCCAAGGCGTTGGTGGACATCGTCATCGACGATCCCGAGAACACGGTGCAGCGCGTTTTCGACGTGGTCGGGTCGCCGCTGATCGCGTTGCTCGCGGCTGTGATCGTCGGCATCTTCACGCTTGGGCGGGCGGCCGGGTTCGCCAAGGACCGGATCTCTACGACGGTCGAGAAGTCTCTCGGGCCGATCGCGGGCATTCTGCTCATCGTCGGGGCGGGTGGCGGTTTCAAGCAGACGCTGATCGACTCCGGGGTGGGTCAGATGATCCTGGACATCTCCGAGGACTGGTCGATACCCGCGCTGCTTCTCGCGTGGTTGATCGCGGTGGCGATTCGGCTTGCGACGGGTTCCGCGACCGTTGCCACGATCTCGGCGGCCGGGCTTGTGGCGCCGCTTGCGGCCGATATGTCTACGGCGCATGCGTCTTTGCTGGTGCTGGCTATTGGGGCGGGGTCGTTGTTCTTCAGCCATGTGAACGATGCCGGGTTCTGGCTGGTGAAGGAGTACTTCGGCCTTGATGTCGGCCAGACGATCAAGACGTGGTCGGTGATGGAGACCATCATCTCGGTGGTCGCCGGGGGCGTGGTGCTGCTGCTGTCGCTGGTCCTTTAG
- a CDS encoding APC family permease, protein MTTGSSNPSSTTSESRPAAEGSGISTFKGQERALRADRLGTAGLLLSVLAATAPLMVVAGVMPTAFAVMGIVGQPLLFVILGVVLVLFSVGYAEMSRHVHNAGAFYAYVARGLGGTAGSGAAAVALVAYNALQVGIYGIFGFEVSGLFATYLELEIAWWIPSLVAAIVVGLLGWLKIDVNARVLGILLIIEVALVVIFDFAAVADPAGEGLSLHAFNPDTLTGAGLGTALCFCVAAFLGFEQAPVYAEETSRPHILVPRVMFLAVGFVAVFFAISSWALTVAAGPKAIVGTAQEQSAGLLFFLTESRLGGTFTDVLHVLFVTGMFAAMLSFHNVVARYAFAMGREGLLPAAFGRTSGTSGAPGTGSLLQTVVAVLVVAGFAVADDKPTGDPTAPVLQLFTWFGNIGALGVILLMAAASLSVIVFFVRRGAAGAQVWRLAASAIAGVSLLVIAFYTVTDFDILVGAGPGSLATWVLPGIILLAAVLGLLQGLLLRSRNPEAHARIGLGNEAFQLDKAAESSTN, encoded by the coding sequence ATGACGACGGGCAGTTCGAACCCCTCGAGCACTACGAGTGAGAGCAGACCGGCAGCCGAAGGCAGCGGCATCAGCACCTTCAAGGGGCAGGAGCGCGCACTGCGCGCCGACCGGCTCGGCACGGCGGGCCTGCTGCTGTCCGTGCTCGCGGCCACCGCCCCGCTCATGGTGGTAGCGGGTGTCATGCCCACGGCATTCGCGGTGATGGGCATCGTCGGCCAGCCGCTGCTCTTCGTCATCCTCGGCGTGGTGCTCGTCCTCTTCAGCGTCGGTTACGCGGAGATGAGCCGCCACGTCCACAACGCCGGCGCCTTCTACGCGTACGTCGCCCGCGGCCTCGGCGGCACCGCAGGTTCGGGTGCGGCGGCGGTCGCGCTCGTCGCGTACAACGCCCTCCAGGTGGGCATCTACGGCATCTTCGGCTTCGAGGTGTCCGGACTGTTCGCCACGTACCTCGAACTCGAAATCGCCTGGTGGATACCGTCGTTGGTGGCCGCGATCGTCGTCGGTCTGCTCGGCTGGCTGAAGATCGACGTGAACGCGCGCGTGCTCGGCATCCTGCTGATCATCGAGGTGGCGCTCGTCGTCATCTTCGACTTCGCGGCCGTCGCCGACCCCGCCGGGGAGGGTCTGTCGCTGCACGCCTTCAACCCCGACACGCTCACCGGGGCAGGTCTCGGCACCGCGCTGTGCTTCTGCGTCGCCGCCTTCCTCGGCTTCGAACAGGCCCCCGTGTACGCCGAGGAGACCAGCCGTCCGCACATCCTGGTCCCGCGCGTGATGTTCCTCGCGGTCGGCTTCGTCGCCGTGTTCTTCGCGATCAGCTCCTGGGCGCTGACCGTCGCCGCCGGACCCAAGGCGATCGTGGGCACGGCACAGGAACAGAGTGCCGGACTGCTGTTCTTCCTCACCGAGTCGCGGCTCGGCGGGACCTTCACGGACGTACTCCATGTCCTGTTCGTGACCGGCATGTTCGCGGCGATGCTCAGCTTCCACAACGTCGTCGCGCGGTACGCCTTCGCCATGGGCCGCGAGGGCCTGCTGCCCGCCGCGTTCGGCCGCACGTCGGGCACGAGCGGCGCCCCCGGCACGGGCTCGCTCCTGCAGACCGTCGTCGCCGTGCTGGTCGTGGCCGGCTTCGCGGTGGCCGACGACAAGCCGACCGGTGACCCGACCGCTCCCGTACTGCAGCTGTTCACCTGGTTCGGCAACATCGGAGCGCTCGGCGTCATCCTGCTCATGGCGGCGGCCTCGCTCTCGGTCATCGTGTTCTTCGTCCGCCGCGGCGCCGCCGGCGCACAGGTCTGGCGGCTGGCCGCCTCCGCGATCGCGGGCGTCTCGCTCCTGGTCATCGCCTTCTACACCGTCACGGACTTCGACATACTCGTGGGCGCGGGCCCCGGTTCCTTGGCGACCTGGGTGCTGCCGGGCATCATCCTGCTGGCCGCCGTCCTCGGCCTCCTCCAGGGCCTGCTGCTGCGCTCCCGCAACCCGGAGGCGCACGCCCGCATCGGGCTTGGCAACGAGGCGTTCCAGCTGGACAAGGCGGCGGAGTCCAGCACGAATTAG
- a CDS encoding cytochrome b/b6 domain-containing protein: MRRFSRGERWVHRVTAVLMGVCVVTAACLYVPQLAELVGRRALVVVVHEWSGLLLPVPVLVGLVSRAFRADLRLLNRFGPHDRLWLRSALRRDARPESRPAGKFNAGQKTYAAWIAGATLVMLGTGLMMWFTHLTPLVWRTSATFVHDWLALTIGIVLAGHIGMALADPEARRGMRTGSVSREWAKREHSHWRL, translated from the coding sequence GTGCGGCGGTTCAGCCGTGGTGAGCGGTGGGTGCACCGGGTGACGGCTGTGTTGATGGGTGTGTGTGTGGTGACCGCCGCCTGCCTGTACGTGCCTCAGCTGGCGGAACTGGTCGGGCGGCGTGCGCTGGTGGTTGTGGTGCACGAGTGGTCGGGGCTGTTGCTGCCGGTTCCGGTGTTGGTGGGGCTCGTCTCGCGGGCGTTCCGCGCGGACCTGCGGCTGCTGAACCGGTTCGGGCCGCACGACCGGCTGTGGCTGCGGTCGGCTTTGCGGCGTGACGCCCGGCCCGAGTCGCGTCCGGCTGGGAAGTTCAACGCCGGTCAGAAGACGTATGCGGCGTGGATTGCCGGGGCGACGCTGGTGATGCTGGGCACCGGGCTGATGATGTGGTTCACGCATCTCACGCCACTGGTGTGGCGAACCAGCGCGACGTTCGTCCACGACTGGCTGGCCCTGACGATCGGCATCGTCCTGGCCGGGCACATCGGCATGGCACTGGCGGATCCGGAGGCGCGGAGGGGGATGCGGACGGGGTCGGTGAGCAGGGAGTGGGCTAAGCGGGAGCATTCGCATTGGCGTCTGTAG
- a CDS encoding molybdopterin-dependent oxidoreductase, producing MNPEQPSEQPTASEPEPGGTPIGRRLLLGTLGLGALGVAAAPTLQRGLESFLGGAADKDPTGLTGLLPNGGGFRYYSVTSSVPKKGEDDYRLTIDGLVDRPATYTLAELRALPQTRMVRDVQCVTGWRVPDTPFEGVRLSQLLDAAGVRSSAGAVRFTCFDGAYSESLTLSQARRDDVLVALRMQDKDLSHSHGGPVRLYVAPMYFYKSAKWLSGITLTSDVRPGYWEKRGYDVDAWVGRSNGRDDEAT from the coding sequence GTGAACCCGGAACAACCGTCGGAACAGCCGACAGCATCGGAACCGGAGCCCGGCGGCACCCCCATAGGGCGGCGGCTTCTGCTCGGCACGCTCGGGCTCGGCGCCCTCGGTGTGGCCGCCGCGCCCACGCTCCAGCGGGGCCTCGAGTCGTTCCTCGGCGGCGCCGCCGACAAGGACCCCACCGGACTGACCGGCCTCCTGCCCAACGGAGGCGGCTTCCGCTACTACTCGGTCACCTCGTCCGTCCCGAAGAAGGGCGAGGACGACTACCGCCTCACCATCGACGGCCTGGTCGACCGCCCCGCCACGTACACGCTCGCCGAGCTGCGCGCCCTGCCGCAGACCCGGATGGTCCGCGACGTCCAGTGCGTCACGGGCTGGCGGGTGCCGGACACGCCTTTCGAAGGCGTACGGCTCTCGCAGTTGCTGGATGCGGCCGGGGTGCGGTCCTCGGCCGGAGCGGTGCGCTTCACGTGCTTCGACGGTGCGTACTCGGAGAGCCTGACGCTGTCCCAGGCCCGCCGCGACGACGTTCTCGTCGCCCTCCGTATGCAGGACAAGGACCTGTCCCACTCCCACGGCGGCCCCGTCCGCCTCTACGTAGCCCCCATGTACTTCTACAAGTCCGCGAAGTGGCTCTCCGGCATCACCCTCACGTCGGACGTCCGTCCCGGCTACTGGGAGAAGCGCGGCTACGACGTGGACGCGTGGGTGGGGCGCTCGAACGGACGTGATGATGAGGCCACGTGA